Part of the Pan paniscus chromosome 3, NHGRI_mPanPan1-v2.0_pri, whole genome shotgun sequence genome is shown below.
CAGGAGAGCTCACTGTGTAAGAGAATCATCTATGACAACTTTTATAGTAAGCTGAatgatttctttcatgttttctaaataaaattttaaaatgtgaactgTATCTTAGCCCAAGGTCTGCCTTGAACCTGCTGGAGAAGTCACAACTTTTTTAGGCTGCTGATTCATTctccataaaatttaaaaattggaccAGTTAATTCACTTGTTCTCTCAAAGTTAAACAATTCTGTGATTCATTGCCCTAGTTTTTACatacaaaatatttcaatatattgtCAATGCTTTGGaagttgacaaatgggacatCTAATTCATATCTTGATCATAGTAAAATGCCCATTTTTCTCTAACTTCATTTTGCATGTCTAATCTCCTTTCTCACATCAGTATGCAATCTGTTCTTAGTAAACAAGTCAGTCAAGATGGTAATACTAATTAGATTgagtaaatatttgtgtgtattttattgtGATTCAATTAGCAGGAAATTTAAATTGCTGTTGAATATATTTGTACACAGATAAgagtatacatacatgtgtatgtatttttaggGCAGTAGTGACTCATCCGaagaaaatggagatgatagttcagaagaggaggaggaagaagaggtaaGGAATTTTGCAATCTTTTCATAATGAAGCAGACAGCACAAAAAACAAATAGGAAACTAGTCTATTGCAGTCTGGACTCAGCAAATAGCCATTGTCTCTTTACTAATTGCCCATAATATCCTATTTTGGATaagtagaattttatttaaattaggaTCCACTAACATGACCTGTTTAAAACACTACTGCAGTTTGGGGTTGAAATTACTTACAAATGGTGCTCAAAACCAAAAATCTCTCCCTTTTAAGTAGAAGTAGTATAAAATCTGATAAAAAGCAACAGAAGTAATATAAAATCTGATAAAAAGCAACAGATAGCATTACTTCTATTTAGGTGGATAGAATATGATGTTAGAAGAAAAGTGAATAGTAATCCTAAACTCAGTGCGAGACTTGTTTTAAGGACtgaactttaaaatttaatttaccaAGAGGGTAATATGTAAAAACCCGTATATCTCCTCTACAATATTATTGTGATTCATCAGCCTTTCATAACCCACAAAGTAgggttattctttttaaaaaaatttcaggcttggtgtggtggctcatgcctgtaatcccaacactctgagaggccaaggcgggcagatcacttgaggtcaggagtttgagaccagcctggccaacatggtgaaaccctgtctctactaaacatacaaaaattagccaggtgtggtggcatacacctgtaattcctgtcactcgggaagctgagacacgagaatcacttgaacccggaaggtggaggttgcagtgagccgagatcctgtcactgcactccagtctgcgcaacagagcaagactctgtcacagaaaaaaaacaacaacaacaacaacaaaaatcatacATCTTTTTGGGTAGTAATAAAATTCATAGGTATATAAATATCTTCCCATATAGTTTTACAGATTAGTGTAGTCCTGGGCTAAGAATCATCTACATGTCTTGAAAATTGTGCTACCATGTTTATAACTGATACTCTTGCCTAAGGAAACATACCAATTAGGATGCATCTTTCCCGCATAGTCAATTATAGCTACCACTGGTTTAGGAACATTTTAAATTCAGCTTTTCTCAGGTGCTATTTATGAATGGACAATGATATTCAAAAATGGATCATGTATTAACAGCTGTCTTGAAAACAAAATGGTGTGGGAACTTGAAAGGTGACGAATCATTAGTTTGGTATACTTTTAACTATAAAAGTAACATTTCCCGTATCATAATTTATACTAACATCTTGAAGGAAGGCCTTACAAGAATGTTAAGCCAGTACCAGGAAAAATGCCACCCACTAAATCCCACAACATTTCTGCTGGAGTTCCACATAGCAATCTTACACAAGAACTAGGCTAAGGTTATCCATTTAGTTATAGCTATTTGCTGTACAGTGATTGTAAAATTGCCTTGTCAACTACATTTCCCAACTAGATTGCATAACTTTTGGGAGTGGCTCTTCGtttgttgttgtggtggttgaGGACTGAGGAAGACTAGGACTTCTTTGGGGACTCTGATGAAATCAAGTACACACAAAATTTTGCCAAGGATCTCTGAACATTTAAGGTCTTCCCAGAACGTGTCTGCAGACACCTCATGACAACAGGTTAAAATCCCTGCTTTGGGGAAGAGCCATGCTACTCAGTTTTATATCTCTTCATGCTGCCTAGCATAATTTCTTATACATATATGGTGCCCAGTACATATCTGGTGGTTTGGTTTTGAAACTTCAGAGGAATAAATGCAACAAACTTCATTCATTAAAAGTAGTAATGGAAAAGCAGGTAAACAAAACCAGAAGTCTTTCATCCTGAAGAGATTCTGAAACAtcttttttcctcattctctAAAATGTTATTAGCAATTTAGGTTAAATATAGAGTCCCCAGGGATTGTATTTGTATGAGGAGAATACTTAGGCATATTTTCTATTTGGTGATCACACATTTCCTTTTTCCACTCCTAAACTATTTAGTctcataaaataaactttttttttttttttttgagacggagtctcgctctgtttcccaggctggagttcagtggcttaatctcagctcactacaagctgcacctcccaggttcacgccattctcctgcctcagcctcccgagtagctgggactacaggcacccgccaccatgcctggctaatttttttgtatttttagtagagatggggtttcaccgtgttagccaggatggtcttgatctcctgacctcgtgatccgcccgcctcggcctcccaaagtgctgggattacaggagtgagccaccgcgcccagccataaaagaaacttttattgaaatatacataataaaattatccTGATTATACATCTCATTGAAATTTCAGAAATTGAACACATAAGTGAAACTAGCACTCATATCAAAAAGCAGTGCGTGCCttgtgttccattccactcattaaCAAACCCCTACCAAAGGCAAGCAGTATTTTGACTCTTAATAGATTGACTTTGGCCTGTTTTTGTATATTACAAATGTAGGATCATACATCATTTAGTCTTTGTATGTCACTTCTTCACTCTCAAATTtagagattcatccatgttgttctgTAGTTGTAGATAATTTATTCTCATTGTCAGTATTTCATTATGTGAATGTACCAAAATGTgttattcttctgttgatgggcacttaagtAGTTTCCAAGTTTGGGTGATTAAAAAGTGCTGCTATGAACTTTCTAGAACTTATTCTGGTGAACATATACGTATTCATTTCTCGAGGCCATTTCACCTAAAAGTGAAATTTCGGAGTCAAAATCTACTGAGGCATATATATTCAGCCTTAGTAGATGGCAACCAGCTTTCCAAAACAGACGTACTCAGGTAAACTCTCACCatcagtgtatgagggttccggttgctccacattctcaccaacacttgcttcTTTCAGTCTTGTTAGTCAATCTAGTGAGTGATAATATCTTTGTAAGCCCAAATTAGTGCTATTTTTCTATCCAATAAAATTTGTGAAGCCTCATACCCATCAACAGTGATCTATTTTCCTGTGTAACTCATGTGCAGCGGAACATCTTTAAATAAAGTATCTGGGAAAAGAAAAGGtgtaagagaaaatataaaagttgGGATATTGGGCCTTTAGTTGTGACCCTACCACCAATAAACTGCTATCTATTTGACCTCATATGAGTCATATAACCCAATCAGATTTTTCAACTGCAAATAGTATATTCTTCTACTCTGGGGATCTTTCTAAGGATGGTAGAATAAATTTCTCCTTCTACCTCTGAAACATCTGTTGGAATAAAGcataaacataaaacaataaacaaacagcATGGTGTTTTGGGGATATTTGACACAATTAGCTTGGAGACTGTTTGGGGTATACTCTGGTAGTACTGCAACCCTTCACTGAAATAGTGAAATTTACAAATTTGATGAAACAAACATGTGGTGCTTTAGTCACTTTGTTTTAATAATAGGctaaatatttgtttgtttgttttaaactttaaaagttaTCACAATCTCTTAAAATGTATTGAAGTGAATTCAATTTTCCAGTATttgtttaaagtaaataaattgtatatataggAAACCTTGACTTTTTATATTAGCTACAAATTACACTGAGatcaactcaattaaaaaacaattgcCTCACAAGATGATATAAAGGCtaaaagattaaatattaaagattatAATAGACATTCATTTGAagagtattaattttttaaaacaccttCATgcagactgggcacggtggctcatgcctgtaatcccagcactttgggaggttgaggcgggcagatcacaacgtcaagagatcgagatcatcctggccaacacggtgaaactccgtttctactaaaaatacaaaaattagctgggtgtggtggcatgtgcctgtagtctcagttgctggggaggctgagacaggagaatcgcttgaacccaggaggcagaggttgcagtgagccaagatcacaccactgcactccagcctggcaacagagcatgactctgtgcaaaaacaaaacaaaacaaaaacaaaaaaccttcatgCAATAATATATCACTAAGAATTTCTTAGAGTGTTTAGTTTCTTCTTtgtgcagaaaaaaaatgatgtgtcAAATGCCTGAAAcacaagtattttttaattgataaaatacaaagcagaaatatctaaaacatataGTGTGGAGTAAGGAGGATTCAATAACTTGGAGTTGAGCTCTTGGAAGTGAGAAGTGCAAATGGCATAGGGGAAGGCAGGCTTTGAGTGATCAGCCAGCTGAGGGATGCAAAGTTTTTCCAAATAATAAACCTTCAACAAATGATTCACAGCTCCAGTAAATCTTGAACTATCTTCcaggtaaaatatttttcttactatGAATATTTTTAACAGGAGACTTcaaatgaaggagaaaacaaTGAAGAATCGAATGAAGATGAAGACTCTGAGGCTGAGAACACCACACTTTCTGCTACAACACTGGGCTATGGAGAGGACACCACGCCTGGCACAGGGTATACACGGTTAGCTGCAATCCACCTTCCTAAGAAGGTAACAATGGAATTATTCCTCCAAAATGAAATTATTACCATTAATAATAATGGTAGTGTTcaatcttttttaaactttttaactgGAGTCTAAGGGTATCCTAACACTACACACATAGTATTTTATACTATCTTCATTAACTCGCTGAAGTGAGAGCAGATACAATTTTcctatttacaaataagaaaatatcttctcccagGCAAGTTCTCCTACCATGTTATTACACTGACTTTTACATTATAACAGAAGACTAAGAACACACCACTAGGCATGGATAAAAGGTCCTGAGAGATACCATGACATTCCAGGGAAGAGAATTCCAAGACAGAGAAAGTGAGTAGCAAAACGATAGGAAGACTCTCCCCCAGGGAAGGCATTATCTTTAAATAATGGCACTCTTTCCCCATCAAAACCCATGACAAAGGGGTTTATCCTGAAGTTTTAAAGCCCCCAATCATTTTGTAAATTAAAGTGGTCTTAATTCAAATAAGACGCCTAGAATAAGGCTGTCAGTATTGTGTTGCATGAAGTGATGGccttaaattttacatttttcacagCTAGATTTGGGTTCTTTCAAACGTTTCCTTACAGGCTGGGGATATAACAAACAAAGCTacaaaagagaaggaaagtgatgaagaagaggaggaggaagaggaagaaaatgaaaacgaAGAAAGCGAAGCAGAAGTGGATGAAAACGAACAAGGCATAAATGGCACCAGTACCAACAGCACAGAGGCAGAAAACGGCAACGGCAGCAGCGGAGGAGACAAtggagaagaaggggaagaagaaagtgTCACTGGAGCCAATACAGAAGGCACCACAGAGACCGGAGGGCAGGGCAAGGGCAGCTCGAAAACAACAACCTCTCCAAATGGTGGGTTTGAACCTACAACCCCACCACAAGTCTATAGAACCACTTCCCCACCTTTTGGGAAAACCACCACCGTTGAATACGACGGGGAGTACGAATACACGGGCGCCAATGAATACGACAATGGATATGAAATCTATGAAAGTGAGAACGGGGAACCTCGTGGGGACAATTACCGAGCCTATGAAGATGAGTACAGCTACTTTAAAGGACAAGGCTACGACGGCTATGATGGTCAGAATTACTACCACCACCAGTGAAGCTCCAGCCTGGGATGAATTCATCCATTCTGGCTTTGCATCCGGCTACCATTTTCGAAGTTCAACTCAGGAAGGTGCAATATAACAAATGTGCATATTATAATGAGGAATGGTACTACCGTTCCAAATTTTCTGTAATTGCTTCTGCAAAGTAATAGGCTTCTTGTCCCTTTTTTTtctggcatgttatggaatcatcATTGTAAATCAGGGCCATTTATCAAGCAGTACACCAACTCATAAGATCAAATTTCATTGAATGGTTTGAGGTTGTAGCTCTATAAATAGTAGTTTTTAACATGCCTGTACTATTGCTAACTGCAAAAACATACTCTTTGTACAAGAAGTGCTTCTAAGAATTTCATTGACATTAATGACACTGTATACAATAAATGTGTAGTTTCTTAATCGCACTACCTATGCAACACTGTATATTAGGTTTATCATCCTCATGTATTTTTATGTGACCTGTATGTATATTCTAATCTACGAGTTTTAtcacaaataaaaatgcaatccTTCAAATGTGTTATAATTAAGAAGAGAAGTGAGAGATTCATAATGGAAAAGGTGAAACAAATGGAAGACAATTTCACTAAAGGAGAAAAGCTTATTTCCACTATAGTTTAAAACTAAGAGGCactgtaaacattttcttttggctAAATCAACATAACTAAGACTTTGCCATGCTTGTGGGCAGGGTTAGCCATACACGTCAGGGGAATGAATGGCTCTTACTAGAGTTACcagatataacaaatatataggatgcctattaaatttgaatttcagataaacaatgaataatttttagtataagtataccccatgcaatatttggcctttgtgaaatattttggacatacttatactaaataaATGATTCACTACCTATCTAATACTcaactttattatatatttatgttttgagacagagtctcactctatcacccaggctggagtgcagtggcgccatctcggctcactacaacctctgcctcctgggttcaagccattctcctacctaagtctcccgagtacctaggattacaggcacacaccaccatacctggctacatttttgtattttgagtagagacagggtttcaccatgttggccaggcggctggtcttgaactcctgacctcaagtgatccatccaccttggcctcccaaagtgctgggattacaggtgtgagccaccacgcccggccctgatACTCAACTTTAACTGAGTGCTTCGTTTATCTGGCAATCCTACTTCTACTTGGCTTAATTTTAGCTGGACAAGAGGTGGAATGAGGTAGAAAAAAACTCTTACACAACACATACGCACAAAGGAGGGCTGATATACAAAGACTTAACAGCAAGTCACACCTTGATATAAACCTGAAAGCCATTTAAAATGGGAGTAAAGAAGGAAAGTAGATAgaaagagcaaaaagaacaaaaatgcattcatcttttaatttattaattgatAAGATGTACTGAACATCTACAGAGCCAGACAATGTTCACACATTGAGCATATGAAAATGAAGAATACTGTCTTTGGGGTAATTTTAGTCTGTTAGTTACCAGTTATGAGACTTTCCATGCATCATAacattcattttttctaactttttgtctTATTATATCTTTATTCCAAAATTCGTTTCTCAAATATTCAaaccacaaatttaaaaaatttggttttaaataaatatatattttttcccataagttattagggtacaggtggtattcggttacatgagtaagttctttagtggtgatttgtgagattttggtgtacccatcacccgagcagtatacactgcacctcATTTGTAGTCTTTCCCTCGCCCCTtctcactcttccccccaagtccccaaagtccactgtatcattcttatgcctttgcatcctcatagcttagctcccacatatcagtgagaacatacgatatttggttttccaatcCTGAGTTAttccacttagaataatagtctccaatctcatccaggtcactgcaaatgctgttaattcattcctttttatggctgcatagtattccatcatatatatatataccacagtttctttatccactcattgattgatggacacttgggttggttccacgattttgcaattgtgaattgtgctgctataaatatacatgtgttcaaatatgcaataaatatacgtgtgttcaaataatgacttcttttcctctgggtagatatccagtggtgggattgctggatcaaatggtagctctactttcagttctttaaggaatctctacactgttttccatagtggctgtagtagtttacattcccaccagcagtgtagaagtattCCATGTTCACCACAtacatgccaacatctactgtttttttggtttttttgatttgggcattcttgcaggagtaaggtagtacggcattgcagttttgatttgcatttccctgatcattaatgatgttaagcattttttcatggtttttagccatttgtacatcttcttttgagaattgtctattcatatccttagctcactttttgatgggattgtttttttcttactgatttgtttgaattcgttgtagattctggatatcagtcctttgtcagatgtatagattgtgaagattttctcccacttcatggcttatctgtttactctgctgactgttctttttgtcatgcaaaagctctttagtttaattaggtcccagctatttatctttgtttttattgcatttgcttttgggttcttgatcatgaaatccttgcctaagccaatgtctaaaagagtttttccaatgttatcttctagaatttttatagtttcaggtcttaggtttaagtccttaatccatcttgagttgatttttgtataaggtgagagatgaggatctagtATCATTCTCCTACatatggcttgccaattatcccaggaccatttgttgaaaagggtgccctatccccactttatgtttttgttttctttgtcaaagatcaattggctgtaagtatttggtttatttctgggttctctattctgttctattggtctatgtgcctatttttatattagtaccatgctgttttggtaattatggccttatagcatagtttgaaatcaggtagtgtgatgcttccagatttgatctttttgcttagtcttgctttgactatgtgagctcttttttggtttcatatgaatattagaattgttttttctaattctgtgaagaatgatggtggttttttgatggggattgcattgaatttgtagattgcttttggcaatatgttcattttcacaatattgattctacccatccatgagcatgggatgtgtcctatttatttgtgttgtctatgatttctttcagcagtgttctgtagttttccttatagaggtcTTTCCACTCCtttgttaagtatattcctaagttgtttgttttttgttttttgttttttttagctattgtgaaaggggttgagttcttgatttgattctctgcttgatcactgttggtatatagaagagctactgatttgtgtacattaatcttgtaggcagaaactttgctgaattcttttatgagttctaggagctttctggagggaTCCTTAGGGTTTTCAGAGTAAACAATCATAcctcagcaaacagtgacagtttgactttcgttttaccaatttggatgccctttatttctttctcctagctctgactaggacttccagtactatgttgaagaggagtggtgagagagctcatccttgtcttgttccagttctcagagggaatgctttcaacttttccccattcagtactgtgttggctgtgggtttgttgtagatGGCTTTTAtaacattaaggtatgtcccttgtatgccaattttgctgagagttttaatcataaagggatgctggattttttcaaatgttttttctgcatctattgaaataatcatgtgatttttgtttttaattctgtttatgtggtgtatcacatttattgacttgtgtatgttaaaccacccctgcatccctggtataaaacccacttgatcatgatagaTTATCTTTtggatatgttgttggattcaattagctagtattttgttaaggattttagcatctatgttcattaaggatatcagtctgtagttttcttttttggttgtgtcctttcctggttttggtactAGGGTggtgctggcttcatagaataaattAAGAAGGGCTCcttttttctctatcttgtggaatagtgtcaaaagattggcaccaattctttgaatgtctggtagaattctgctgtgaatccgtctggtcctggactttatttttgttggtaatttcttAATTACAAtgtcaatctcactgcttgttattggtttgttcagggtatctaattcttcctgatttaagctaggagggttgtatttttccaagaatttatccgtctcttctaggttttctagtttatgtgtgtaaaggtgttgcTAGtagtcttgaatgatcttttgtatttcagtggtgtcagttgtaatttctgttttgtttcttggtgaggttatttggattttctctcttcttttcttggttaatcttactaatggtctatcaattttatttatcttttcaaagaaccagctctttgtttcatttatcttttgtattttttgtttgtttgtttcaatttcatttagttctgctctgatcttggttattccctttcttctgctgggcttgggtttggtttgttcttgtttttctatgtccttgaggtgtgaccttggattgtctatttgtgctctttcagactttttgatgtagacatatagggctatgaactttcccctTAGCAGTGCCTTTGCTGTGTCCCaaaggttttgataggttgtgtcattattgtcctGTTAATAGATTgtgtcatccttgtcttgttccagttctcagagggaatgctttaaaataatttttaaatttccatcttgatttcatttttgacccaatgctcattcaggatcagattatttaatttccatgtatttgcatggttttgaaggttccttttggagttgctttccagttttattccactgtggcctgagagagtgtttgatgtaatttcaattttcttaaatttatgaggctcattttatggcctatcatatggtctatcttggagaaatttccatgcactgttgaatagaatgtgtattctgtggctgttggatgaaatgttttgtatgtatctgttaagtccatttgttccatggtatagtttaaatccattgtttctttgttgactttctgtcttcatgacctgtctagtgctgtcagtggagtattgaagtcccccagtattattgttttgctgtctatctcatttctttggtctattagtaattattttataaatttgggagctccagtgttaggttcatatatgtttaggattgtgatatttttctgttagacaaagccttttaccattatattatgtccctctttgtctcttttaaccacTGTTACAttgaagtttgttttgtctaatataagaatagctacccctgctcacttttggtgtccatttgcatgaaatgtctttttccacccctttactttaagtttatgtgagtccttatgtgttaagtgagtctcctgaaggTAGCAGATAGTttgttggtgagttcttatccattccgcagttctgtgtcttttaagtggaggatttaggccatttacattcaatgttaatattgaaatgtgaggtaccatttcattcatcatgctctttgttgcctgtgtactttcgtttttgttttgttttgccttttgcatttgctttttaacttgtatttttgttttatagattctgtgtgatttatgctttaaagaggttctgttttgatgtgtttccaggatttgtttcaagatttagagctccttttagcagttcttgtagtggtggcttggtaatggtgaattctcccagcatttgtttgtctgaaaacaactgtatctttccttcatatatgatgcttagttttgttgtatacaaaattcttggcttataattgttttgtttgaggaggctgaagatagggctccaatcccttctagcttgtagggtttctgctgataaTTCTGCTGTTAATctaataggttttcctttataggttacctggtgcttctgacTCACAGCTCTtaacattctttccttcatcttaactttggataacctgatgacaatgtgcttaggtgaagatctttttgcaatgaatttcccaggtgttctttgtgcatCTTGTATTTGCAGCCTAGGTATCTAGCAAGagtggggaagttttcctggattatTCTCCCAGTTATGTCTTCCAAGCTTTTaggattctcttcttcctcaggaacaccgattattcttaggtttggtcattaacataatcccagacttcttggagtctttttttatattttcttatgcttttttctttgtctttgttggattgggttgattcgaagaccttgtctttgagctctgaatttctttcttctgtttgttcaATAATTctgttgctgagactttccagtgcatttcacatttctaaaagtgtgtccaaagtttcctgaatttttttattgttttttctttaagctatctatttccttgaatatttctcccttcacttcttgtatcattttttggatttccttgcattgggcttcaccATTCTCtggtcctcccctcccctccaacccccccaccacatacacacacac
Proteins encoded:
- the IBSP gene encoding bone sialoprotein 2, whose amino-acid sequence is MKTALILLSILGMACAFSMKNLHRRVKIEDSEENGVFKYRPRYYLYKHAYFYPHLKQFPVQGSSDSSEENGDDSSEEEEEEEETSNEGENNEESNEDEDSEAENTTLSATTLGYGEDTTPGTGYTRLAAIHLPKKAGDITNKATKEKESDEEEEEEEEENENEESEAEVDENEQGINGTSTNSTEAENGNGSSGGDNGEEGEEESVTGANTEGTTETGGQGKGSSKTTTSPNGGFEPTTPPQVYRTTSPPFGKTTTVEYDGEYEYTGANEYDNGYEIYESENGEPRGDNYRAYEDEYSYFKGQGYDGYDGQNYYHHQ